A region of Bombilactobacillus folatiphilus DNA encodes the following proteins:
- a CDS encoding RNA polymerase epsilon subunit: MIYKVLYQDNTVQNPRRETTETLYTEGESAIDIRAVIEDKTDYNIESIEELTGNYLEYEQKSSNFQLTDLAEL, encoded by the coding sequence TTGATTTATAAAGTATTATACCAAGATAACACTGTTCAAAATCCCCGTCGGGAAACAACTGAGACCTTATATACTGAGGGTGAATCGGCTATTGATATTCGAGCTGTCATTGAAGACAAAACCGATTACAATATTGAATCTATCGAAGAATTAACTGGTAATTATTTAGAATATGAGCAAAAAAGTTCTAATTTTCAATTAACAGATCTTGCGGAGCTTT